From Pseudomonas sp. LS1212, the proteins below share one genomic window:
- a CDS encoding aminopeptidase P family protein, whose amino-acid sequence MSTQPLTQEVITERLARIREVMSREGVDALLVPSADPHLSEYLPGYWQGRQWLSGFHGSVGTLIVTRDFAGLWADSRYWEQADKELAGSTIELMKLLPGNPGPLEWLAEQAPQGGVVAVDGAVMAVASARQLGDKLEPRNVRLRTDIDLLAEVWEDRPALPDNPVYQHLPPYATLSRVDKLASLRQSLKERGADWHFLATLDDIAWLFNLRGSDVSYNPVFVSFALIGEHQATLFVGPGKIDAALRQALERDGVSLRDYTQIHSALGALPAGASLLVDPARVTCGLLVNLGSEVKLLEGLNPTTLFKSRKSDADAAHIRQAMEQDGAALCEFFAWFESAQGLEPITEVTVDEHLSAARARRPGYVSLSFATIAAFNANGAMPHYRATEQSHARIEGDGLLLIDSGGQYLGGTTDITRMVPIGSPSTEQKRDCTRVLKGMIALSRARFPRGILSPLLDAIARAPLWAENVDYGHGTGHGVGYFMNVHEGPQVIAYQAATTPQTAMQAGMITSIEPGTYRPGQWGVRIENLVLNREAGQSEFGEFLEFETLTLCPIDTRCLEHELLTVEERAWLNAYHQQVRERLSPLLAGAPLQWLQTRTAAI is encoded by the coding sequence ATCACCGAGCGCCTGGCGCGCATACGTGAAGTGATGAGTCGCGAAGGTGTCGATGCTTTGCTGGTGCCTTCGGCCGACCCGCATCTTTCCGAATACCTGCCGGGCTACTGGCAGGGGCGGCAGTGGCTCTCCGGCTTCCACGGCTCGGTGGGTACCTTGATCGTGACCAGGGATTTCGCCGGTCTGTGGGCTGACAGCCGTTATTGGGAACAGGCCGACAAAGAGCTTGCCGGCTCGACCATCGAATTGATGAAGCTGTTGCCGGGCAATCCTGGCCCGCTCGAGTGGCTGGCCGAGCAAGCCCCGCAAGGCGGCGTGGTGGCGGTGGACGGCGCGGTGATGGCAGTGGCTTCGGCTCGCCAGCTGGGTGACAAGCTTGAGCCGCGCAATGTTCGCTTGCGTACTGATATCGACCTCTTGGCCGAGGTCTGGGAGGACCGCCCGGCACTGCCGGACAACCCTGTCTACCAACACTTGCCGCCGTATGCCACCCTCAGTCGTGTCGACAAACTGGCGAGCCTGCGCCAGAGCCTCAAGGAGCGGGGGGCGGACTGGCATTTCCTCGCCACCCTCGATGACATCGCCTGGCTGTTCAACCTGCGTGGCAGTGACGTTTCGTACAACCCGGTATTTGTTTCCTTCGCCTTGATCGGCGAGCATCAAGCCACATTGTTCGTCGGGCCAGGCAAGATCGACGCCGCGTTGCGTCAGGCGCTGGAGCGCGATGGTGTCAGCCTGCGCGATTACACCCAGATCCACTCGGCACTGGGTGCATTACCGGCCGGCGCCTCGTTGCTGGTGGATCCGGCGCGAGTTACCTGCGGTCTGCTGGTCAACCTTGGCAGTGAGGTCAAACTGCTTGAGGGGCTCAACCCCACTACCTTGTTCAAGTCCCGCAAGAGCGACGCCGATGCCGCGCATATCCGCCAGGCCATGGAGCAGGATGGGGCCGCCTTGTGCGAGTTCTTCGCCTGGTTCGAGTCGGCACAGGGGCTGGAACCGATCACTGAAGTTACTGTAGACGAGCATTTGAGTGCAGCGCGAGCACGTCGGCCCGGTTACGTCTCCCTGAGTTTTGCCACCATCGCGGCCTTCAATGCCAATGGCGCGATGCCGCACTACCGTGCAACCGAACAATCCCATGCGCGCATCGAAGGTGATGGCCTGTTGTTGATCGACTCGGGTGGCCAGTATCTGGGGGGAACCACCGATATCACCCGCATGGTACCGATCGGTTCGCCGAGCACTGAACAGAAGCGCGACTGCACCCGCGTGCTCAAAGGGATGATCGCCCTGTCGCGCGCGCGTTTTCCGCGTGGAATTCTTTCGCCGTTGCTCGATGCCATCGCTCGTGCGCCGCTGTGGGCAGAGAATGTCGATTACGGCCATGGCACCGGCCATGGCGTGGGTTATTTCATGAATGTCCACGAAGGGCCGCAAGTGATTGCCTATCAGGCGGCGACCACGCCGCAGACGGCCATGCAAGCGGGGATGATTACCTCCATCGAGCCCGGCACCTACCGGCCAGGCCAATGGGGGGTGCGCATCGAAAACCTGGTACTGAACCGCGAAGCGGGCCAGAGCGAATTCGGCGAGTTCCTCGAGTTCGAGACATTGACCTTGTGCCCGATCGACACCCGCTGCCTGGAGCATGAGTTGCTGACGGTCGAGGAGCGAGCCTGGCTCAATGCCTATCATCAGCAGGTTCGCGAACGCCTCAGCCCGTTGTTGGCCGGCGCCCCATTACAATGGCTGCAGACACGCACAGCCGCTATCTGA
- a CDS encoding 2-hydroxychromene-2-carboxylate isomerase: MIKTVEFYFDVGSPASYLAHTQLPALCAETGSQLIYRPMLLGGVFKATGNTSPNSIPAKGAYMTHDLQRYAKRYRVTLNFNPYFPINTLYLMRAITGVQMRQPEHFQALVDSVFSALWVDELDLGNPDVLARLLEDKGFEAHEVFALTQDDKVKDQLKHTTEQAVARGVFGAPSMFVGDELFFGQDRLEFVREALSQD; this comes from the coding sequence ATGATCAAGACCGTTGAGTTCTACTTCGATGTGGGCAGCCCCGCCAGTTACCTGGCTCACACTCAACTGCCAGCGCTGTGTGCTGAAACCGGCAGCCAGTTGATTTACCGGCCGATGTTGCTCGGGGGTGTCTTCAAGGCCACCGGCAACACATCGCCCAACAGCATCCCGGCCAAAGGCGCCTACATGACCCATGACCTGCAGCGCTACGCAAAACGCTACCGGGTCACGCTGAACTTCAACCCCTACTTCCCGATCAACACGCTGTACTTGATGCGCGCCATCACAGGCGTGCAAATGCGTCAGCCGGAACATTTCCAGGCACTGGTCGACAGTGTGTTCTCGGCGTTATGGGTCGATGAGCTCGATCTGGGCAACCCGGATGTACTGGCCAGGCTGCTGGAAGACAAGGGTTTCGAAGCCCACGAGGTCTTCGCCCTGACCCAGGACGACAAGGTCAAGGATCAGCTCAAGCACACCACCGAGCAAGCCGTAGCACGCGGCGTCTTCGGGGCACCGAGCATGTTCGTCGGCGACGAACTGTTTTTCGGCCAGGATCGGCTGGAGTTCGTTCGTGAAGCCCTGAGCCAGGACTGA
- a CDS encoding SDR family oxidoreductase produces the protein MSAPASKKKVALIIGAGDATGGAIARRFAREGYVACVTRRSADKLAPLVAAIQAAGGEAHGFASDARREEDVIALVEQIESEIGPIEAFVFNIGANVPCSILEETARKYFKVWEMACFAGFLNAREVAKRMVTRKRGTILFTGATAGLRGSAGFAAFAGAKHGIRALAQSMARELGPMNLHVAHVVVDGAIDTEFIRDKFPDKYAQKDQDGILNPDHIAENYWYLHNQPRDAWTFELDLRPWSERW, from the coding sequence ATGAGTGCCCCTGCCTCCAAGAAGAAAGTCGCCCTGATCATTGGCGCCGGTGATGCAACCGGCGGCGCTATTGCCCGGCGCTTCGCCCGCGAAGGCTATGTTGCCTGCGTCACACGACGCAGCGCCGACAAGCTCGCACCTCTGGTCGCCGCTATCCAGGCCGCCGGCGGTGAGGCCCATGGGTTCGCATCCGATGCCCGCAGGGAAGAAGACGTGATTGCCCTGGTTGAGCAGATCGAGTCTGAAATTGGCCCCATCGAAGCCTTCGTTTTCAATATCGGCGCCAACGTCCCCTGCAGCATCCTTGAGGAAACAGCACGCAAGTACTTCAAGGTATGGGAGATGGCGTGCTTCGCGGGCTTTCTCAATGCACGGGAAGTCGCCAAACGCATGGTCACACGCAAGCGCGGCACGATCCTGTTTACCGGCGCGACAGCAGGACTGCGTGGCAGTGCCGGATTTGCTGCGTTCGCCGGGGCCAAGCACGGCATCCGCGCCCTGGCCCAAAGCATGGCCCGCGAATTGGGGCCCATGAACCTGCATGTAGCGCATGTGGTGGTTGACGGCGCCATCGATACCGAGTTCATCCGCGACAAATTTCCGGACAAGTATGCGCAAAAGGACCAGGACGGCATCCTCAACCCCGACCACATCGCCGAGAACTACTGGTACCTGCACAACCAGCCACGCGATGCCTGGACTTTCGAACTGGACCTGCGCCCCTGGAGCGAACGCTGGTAA
- the rhtA gene encoding threonine/homoserine exporter RhtA yields the protein MSDQPRSLASTLFPIGLLLIAMASIQSGASLAKSMFPLIGAQGTTTLRLIVAAVIMTLLLRPWRVRLTAQSLRTVVIYGMALGGMNFLFYMSLRTVPLGIAVALEFTGPLAVAIYASRRAIDFLWIGLAIIGLLLLIPVGESSSGIDLLGACYALGAGGCWALYILYGQKAGADNGIQTAALGVIVAALFVAPFGIVHAGSALLTPSLIPIALGVAILSTALPYSLEMVALTRMPARTFGTLMSIEPAFGALSGLLFLHEVLSLAQWLAIASIITASVGATLTMRRESARLVATD from the coding sequence ATGAGCGACCAACCTCGCAGTCTGGCATCGACCCTGTTCCCTATCGGCTTGTTGCTCATTGCAATGGCCTCGATCCAATCAGGGGCGTCATTGGCCAAGAGCATGTTCCCCCTTATAGGCGCACAGGGAACCACTACCCTGCGCCTGATCGTTGCCGCCGTCATCATGACCCTCTTGCTCAGACCCTGGCGCGTACGGCTGACAGCCCAGTCACTGCGCACCGTGGTGATCTACGGTATGGCCCTGGGCGGCATGAACTTCCTCTTCTATATGTCCCTGCGCACTGTGCCGCTGGGGATCGCCGTAGCGCTCGAGTTCACCGGGCCGCTCGCGGTCGCCATCTACGCCTCGCGCCGCGCCATCGACTTTCTCTGGATAGGCCTGGCCATCATTGGCCTGCTACTGCTGATCCCCGTGGGTGAGTCCAGCAGCGGTATTGACCTCCTGGGTGCGTGCTATGCGCTGGGCGCGGGTGGGTGCTGGGCACTCTATATTCTGTATGGCCAGAAGGCCGGTGCCGACAATGGCATCCAGACCGCCGCGCTGGGGGTAATCGTTGCCGCGCTGTTTGTTGCCCCCTTCGGCATTGTCCATGCTGGCAGCGCCTTGCTGACGCCGTCCTTGATTCCGATCGCCCTGGGCGTTGCGATCCTGTCCACCGCCCTCCCCTATAGCCTGGAAATGGTCGCACTCACCCGAATGCCCGCCCGTACCTTCGGCACGCTGATGAGCATCGAGCCGGCCTTCGGTGCACTCTCGGGGCTGTTGTTCCTGCACGAGGTGCTGTCTTTGGCACAATGGCTGGCGATCGCGTCGATCATCACCGCCTCGGTCGGCGCAACACTGACAATGCGTCGAGAAAGCGCGCGGCTGGTCGCTACCGACTGA